The Toxoplasma gondii ME49 chromosome III, whole genome shotgun sequence genome includes a window with the following:
- a CDS encoding GNS1/SUR4 family protein (encoded by transcript TGME49_253880~Predicted trans-membrane domain (TMHMM2.0):23-46:58-81:155-175:181-204:218-241:253-271:275-295:618-636:639-662), translated as MWSLWQLFHFYCLRPTGGADLARVLQVPIFVACALYVPVVYGLQWYMRNRPAYKLKTACFVWNLALSLLSLLGFFVMLVAQPVLLTKAIFPETQFVPPVRAVICFFTLTKAIEFGDTVILCLRKKPLIFLHVYHHLTVTLYCWHAQLVTVSMGHNFAFINLGIHGVMYLYYAFSVLQARHPILLACRPYITLSQTVQMFVGLFLSYEALVSDLPASEHLNANIALAMYASYFVLFGKFYVEAYMRHLRPKTTQLIVTVHTLAIGGLWILWGHKRRLAVAVELLVFSGATAIVLPLVRKAYAAALRSCARAEAQTAAGEAFSPASKLTPSLAKVGCDEDSDAAPTEADTAPGSPDVSPSKCGGRTPSAAEAAPVCKEPQQMALSEPTICNRTPSPQNLDKAPQQPGSLGTYQAALTISNFLLSWAVEGMMTAAALAQSDSLSWAPGTPRASSAFGMKRGKAKACESSREDLEEEEPEAGPNRPRTGSETHAHFRIFDGLFALIQKPAVQTETSKAPPAKQLAATAESPKPPQAASRPATTSPTGSDSTAQSTTRGQVTPKSLLGEEGVELGACIAATESAAGEATSNCGGATSRALCAASATRVPLHSGKVPAALPRHRGPFGSFMDIVLVVLSFAIPSMYGWIAHGSCLLGLCVFGALRWIIELYTSDTLIKAKVPGAECLCALAGGSLRKRDTRRGKEKEREAERATKRVTCARGGGGGGACLRRD; from the coding sequence ATGTGGTCACTCTGGCAGCTGTTTCACTTTTATTGCCTTCGCCCGACAGGCGGGGCAGACTTGGCTCGAGTGCTCCAGGTTCCGATCTTTGTAGCGTGTGCGCTGTACGTCCCCGTCGTCTACGGGTTGCAGTGGTACATGCGGAACCGGCCTGCGTACAAATTGAAGACGGCTTGTTTTGTCTGGAACCTCGCGCTTTCGCTCCTCAGTCTTTTGGGCTTTTTCGTAATGCTGGTTGCTCAGCCGGTGCTCTTGACGAAAGCCATTTTCCCAGAGACTCAGTTCGTGCCGCCTGTGCGCGCGgtcatctgcttcttcacgcTGACGAAGGCGATCGAGTTCGGCGACACTGTCATTCTGTGTTTGCGGAAAAAGCCCCTAATTTTCCTGCATGTGTACCACCACCTGACGGTCACGCTGTACTGTTGGCACGCGCAACTCGTAACCGTGTCGATGGGCCACAACTTCGCGTTCATCAACCTCGGGATCCACGGGGTGATGTACCTCTACTACGCGTTCTCCGTCTTGCAGGCGAGACATCCGATCCTCCTGGCGTGCCGGCCGTACATCACGCTGTCACAGACGGTCCAGATGTTTGTCGGCCTCTTCCTTTCGTACGAGGCGCTGGTGAGCGACTTGCCGGCGAGCGAGCACCTGAACGCGAACATTGCGCTCGCCATGTACGCATCGTACTTTGTCCTATTTGGGAAATTCTACGTTGAGGCCTACATGCGCCACCTGCGGCCCAAGACCACCCAGCTCATTGTAACTGTGCACACTCTCGCGATCGGCGGCCTCTGGATTCTCTGGGGCCACAAACGCCGCCTCGCGGTCGCGGTCGagctcctcgttttctcgggCGCCACAGCGATTGTCCTGCCCCTCGTCCGGAAGGCGTACGCGGCCGCCTTGAGAAGCTGCGCTAGAGCCGAGGCACAAACGGCTGCGGGAGAAGCTTTCAGCCCTGCAAGCAAACTGACTCCGTCGCTGGCGAAAGTCGGATGCGACGAAGACTCAGACGCCGCTCCCACGGAAGCGGACACCGCGCCAGGCTCCCCGGACGTCTCACCTTCAAAGTGCGGTGGTAGGACCCCGAGCGCCGCAGAGGCCGCGCCCGTGTGCAAGGAGCCGCAGCAGATGGCTCTTTCTGAGCCTACAATCTGCAATCGCACACCCTCGCCTCAGAACCTAGATAAGGCTCCTCAACAACCCGGTTCCCTTGGCACGTACCAGGCCGCCTTAACGATCTCGAATTTCTTACTCTCGTGGGCTGTAGAAGGCATGATGACGGCCGCGGCCCTGGCACAGTCGGATTCGCTTTCCTGGGCACCCGGCACTCCTCGTGCGTCCTCCGCCTTCGGCATGAAACGTGGAAAGGCCAAGGCCTGCGAGTCTTCGAGAGAAgatctcgaggaagaagagcctgAGGCCGGGCCGAACCGGCCGAGGACAGGTTCAGAGACCCATGCACATTTCCGGATTTTCGATGGACTCTTCGCCCTCATTCAGAAGCCTGCCGTCCAGACAGAGACCAGCAAGGCGCCCCCCGCCAAACAACTGGCTGCCACGGCTGAATCACCGAAGCCACCGCAGGCGGCCTCAAGGCCTGCAACCACCTCCCCCACGGGGAGCGACTCGACCGCGCAGAGTACGACGAGGGGCCAAGTGACCCCGAAGAGTCTTCTAGGAGAGGAGGGAGTGGAGCtgggcgcatgcatcgccGCGACTGAGAGCGCAGCTGGTGAGGCAACGTCGAACTGCGGAGGCGCGACGAGCCGTGCCTTGTGCGCTGCCAGCGCAACGAGAGTGCCTCTGCACAGCGGCAAGGTACCGGCGGCTTTGCCTCGACACAGAGGCCCTTTCGGCTCTTTCATGGACATCGttctcgtcgttctctcgttcgccaTTCCAAGCATGTACGGCTGGATAGCTCAcggcagctgtctcctcgggcTCTGCGTGTTCGGCGCGCTGCGCTGGATCATTGAACTGTACACTTCTGACACTCTGATCAAGGCGAAGGTGCCTGGGGCCGAGTGCCTGTGTGCACTCGCGGGGGGCAGCCTGAGGAAACGCGATacgcggagaggaaaagagaaggagcgagaagcagagcgagcGACCAAGCGCGTCACCTGCGCACGTGGTGGAGGGGGAGGCGGCGCTTGTCTTCGTAGAGATTGA